The following coding sequences lie in one Biomphalaria glabrata chromosome 18, xgBioGlab47.1, whole genome shotgun sequence genomic window:
- the LOC106058841 gene encoding uncharacterized protein LOC106058841 translates to MLIACGISVSISLGILLAMDLVAGKDCHPPWYGRKCLQHCNCQNQASCPSCDYSCIPGYFTKDCQYSDVMQENSTTVRGPSGNYESYTQGLIRGMDTSPLEINFNHETFFTWMTLCFETNVPIEYASFSLNVSTSLKLNVDPDTNCGEVSKLFLNESHCVVLRCEPYLLVTKVFVYWQGKIQLRSLNVSGGANMALKQDVRLDVKSKDPNRNPSYVVDQDYGTTATSQHKTRLPVFHVILREAIWIQRIVLVTASKEVHNLSVQVFDDLSKATDADYSYLVATEHDNNFFHSFYVPSRKRSKKIKVTGVNNIKQRSLSFADILIYSDCLFPFYGPTCEDSCSIGCEDMTCYVTGECFSCMSGMTGKLCLEFDPSIDEGNEEEFVPENIPKTPFSDHAARKSESLFAGTDLFFAILFGAVILVILLMLAFYILINIAVARSESSFSRKSQITTSFTSTIKHNSVGSTRVSSGPYSTKRVSLASTVNGPQEGQTREPDKQSKAM, encoded by the exons ACTGCCATCCGCCTTGGTATGGTCGGAAATGTTTGCAGCATTGCAATTGTCAAAACCAAGCGAGTTGTCCCTCTTGTGACTATTCTTGTATACCTGGCTATTTCACGAAGGATTGTCAATACA GTGACGTAATGCAAGAGAATAGCACCACCGTCAGAGGTCCATCTGGTAACTACGAATCCTACACTCAGGGCCTGATCCGTGGCATGGACACATCGCCACTTGAGATCAACTTCAATCACGAGACGTTCTTTACCTGGATGACGCTGTGTTTCGAAACCAATG TGCCAATAGAATATGCCAGTTTTTCTCTCAATGTCAGCACTTCCCTGAAACTGAATGTCGACCCGGACACTAACTGTGGCGAAGTGTCCAAACTGTTCCTGAATGAGTCTCACTGTGTCGTCCTGAGATGTGAGCCCTACCTGCTCGTCACTAAAGTCTTTGTTTACTGGCAGGGGAAAATCCAATTAAGATCCTTAAATGTTAGCGGAG GGGCTAACATGGCTCTGAAGCAGGACGTCAGGCTTGatgtaaaaagtaaagatccaaATCGAAACCCAAGCTACGTGGTCGACCAGGACTACGGCACCACGGCTACATCCCAACATAAGACTAGGTTACCCGTCTTTCATGTGATATTAAGAGAGGCGATCTGGATCCAGAGAATCGTTCTAGTAACAG CGTCCAAAGAAGTCCATAATTTAAGCGTTCAAGTGTTTGATGATCTATCTAAAGCCACAGACGCCGACTACAGCTATCTGGTGGCCACAGAACATGACAACAACTTCTTTCACAGTTTTTATGTGCCATCAAGAAAAAGGTCGAAGAAAATCAAGGTCACTGGAGTGAATAATATTAAACAAAGATCTCTTTCTTTTGCTGACATTTTAATATATTCCG ATTGTCTCTTTCCCTTCTACGGCCCGACCTGCGAAGACTCTTGCAGTATTGGATGTGAAGATATGACCTGCTACGTTACTGGCGAGTGTTTTAGCTGCATGTCTGGAATGACAGGAAAACTCTGTTTAGAAT TTGATCCGAGTATCGACGAAGGAAATGAAGAGGAATTTGTCCCGGAAAACATCCCTAAGACTCCATTTAGTGACCATGCTGCCAGAAAGAGCGAGTCTTTGTTTGCCGGGACAGACCTATTTTTTGCCATTTTGTTTGGGGCGGTGATACTTGTCATTTTACTGATGCTGGCTTTCTACATCCTAATCAACATTGCTGTTGCACGCTCCGAGAGTTCGTTTA GCCGAAAAAGTCAAATAACTACAAGTTTCACCAGCACTATAAAACATAACAGTGTGGGTTCGACTCGCGTTTCTTCAGGGCCCTACTCGACCAAGAGAGTATCTTTAGCTTCAACTGTTAACGGGCCGCAGGAAGGACAGACACGGGAACCAGACAAGCAAAGCAAAGCAATGTAA